A genome region from Candidatus Abyssobacteria bacterium SURF_5 includes the following:
- the rpmB gene encoding 50S ribosomal protein L28 has translation MSRVCDICGKKPIVGCNVSHAHNKTKRNWKPNLQRTRVMRNGAMQTMRVCTSCIKAGKAGK, from the coding sequence GTGTCCAGGGTTTGCGATATATGTGGAAAAAAGCCTATCGTCGGATGTAACGTAAGCCACGCCCACAACAAGACTAAGCGGAATTGGAAGCCGAATTTGCAGCGGACGCGCGTGATGCGCAACGGCGCAATGCAGACGATGCGCGTGTGCACCAGTTGCATCAAAGCGGGAAAAGCAGGCAAGTAG
- a CDS encoding YggT family protein, whose translation MIIGLWGRSGAGSVLVWPVPDIVRAQLSIGGLLVGLLDIYSWLIIARVIISWVGLSPANPVVRFLQAATDPILTPIQNVIPPLGGVIDISPIIAFIFVQMLRTVIIRVFFG comes from the coding sequence GTGATAATCGGCCTGTGGGGAAGATCCGGCGCGGGCAGCGTCCTGGTTTGGCCGGTGCCGGATATTGTTCGAGCACAGCTTTCCATCGGCGGCTTATTGGTGGGACTGCTGGACATTTATTCGTGGTTGATTATTGCGAGGGTAATCATATCCTGGGTCGGCCTCAGCCCCGCCAATCCTGTGGTGCGGTTCCTCCAGGCTGCGACTGATCCCATTCTCACTCCCATCCAGAATGTTATCCCCCCGCTCGGGGGCGTAATAGATATCTCTCCGATAATTGCCTTTATTTTCGTTCAGATGCTGAGGACCGTTATCATCCGAGTATTTTTCGGATGA
- a CDS encoding pyridoxamine 5'-phosphate oxidase family protein encodes MRTSKYFEIAIGRGVLATVDADGIVDIFLCPRPHVVDEETVAFLITDKTTHQNLQYNPRATYLFLEEGPEFSGRRLYLTKLREEREGETIEAIRTTIYPELREKIEALVYFRVDEVLPLTGERESKQSFIPA; translated from the coding sequence ATGAGAACGAGCAAGTACTTCGAGATCGCCATTGGGCGCGGAGTACTGGCAACCGTCGACGCCGACGGAATCGTGGACATTTTCTTATGTCCGCGGCCGCATGTAGTTGACGAAGAAACCGTCGCCTTCCTGATAACCGACAAGACTACCCATCAGAATCTGCAGTACAATCCGCGTGCGACTTACCTTTTCCTGGAAGAGGGGCCTGAATTTAGCGGCAGGCGTCTCTACCTGACGAAGCTACGAGAGGAACGCGAGGGAGAGACCATCGAAGCCATCCGGACGACCATTTATCCAGAGTTGAGGGAGAAAATTGAAGCGCTGGTCTATTTTCGGGTGGACGAGGTTTTGCCGCTGACAGGGGAGCGAGAGAGCAAGCAATCGTTCATACCTGCCTGA
- the aspS gene encoding aspartate--tRNA ligase: MSITYRRTHYCGELRREHEGETVTLCGWVNRRRDHGNLIFIDLRDRTGLVQVVFNPQVSPGAHDLAQRLRNEFVAALTGVVSLRPQESVNTKLATGEIEVFARSLNILNQSETPPFLVDDETEASEDVRLKYRYIDLRRPSMQRNFILRHRATMATRNYFDRLGFIEVETPFLTKSTPEGARDFLVPSRLSRGSFYALPQSPQLFKQLLMVAGLDKYFQIVKCFRDEDLRADRQPEFTQIDVELSFVTREDIIKLTEGMMAEIYRATVGMELPLPLPRLTYAEAISRFGKDAPDLRFDMELKDISDIAGESEFKVFRGAVEAGGCVKAISVSGFGEFPRSRQDALVEYVKIFGAKGLAWFHHTPDGLASPIAKFFTDSLRTRISERVGSKPGDYILLVADKPKVVHDALGNLRVKLARELGLIPQDKLAFTWILDFPLFHYNDDERRIESEHHPFTSPLPEDIALLDSDPLKVRAQAYDLVLNGNEIGGGSIRIHDPQLQTKIFALLNIGEVEAREKFGFLLEALSYGAPPHGGIAMGFDRVIMLICGAQSIREVIAFPKTQRGTCALTDAPSPVDPGQLKELGLKLTLD, from the coding sequence GTGAGTATTACCTATAGACGCACCCATTATTGCGGCGAACTGCGCCGCGAACATGAAGGCGAAACTGTCACCCTCTGCGGATGGGTCAACCGCAGGCGCGACCATGGCAATCTTATCTTCATCGACCTGCGAGACCGCACCGGACTGGTGCAAGTGGTGTTCAATCCCCAGGTATCTCCCGGCGCGCACGATCTGGCGCAACGGCTGCGAAACGAATTCGTCGCCGCTCTCACGGGTGTAGTAAGCCTGCGGCCGCAGGAGTCCGTTAACACCAAGCTCGCCACCGGTGAGATCGAGGTATTCGCCCGCTCGCTGAACATATTGAACCAGTCGGAGACCCCGCCGTTTCTTGTCGACGATGAGACCGAGGCCAGTGAGGATGTCCGCCTGAAATACCGCTACATCGATCTGAGACGCCCCTCGATGCAGCGCAATTTCATCTTGCGGCACCGCGCAACAATGGCCACCCGCAATTATTTCGACCGGCTCGGCTTCATAGAGGTCGAGACGCCGTTCCTGACAAAAAGCACGCCCGAGGGCGCCCGAGATTTCCTCGTTCCCAGTCGATTGTCGCGCGGCTCATTCTACGCTCTGCCGCAATCGCCGCAATTATTCAAGCAGCTTCTCATGGTCGCAGGCCTGGACAAGTATTTCCAGATCGTTAAATGTTTCCGCGATGAAGACCTGCGAGCCGACCGCCAACCCGAGTTCACGCAGATCGATGTGGAGCTCTCATTCGTCACCCGCGAGGATATCATCAAGCTGACAGAAGGAATGATGGCCGAGATCTATCGCGCGACGGTCGGAATGGAGCTGCCTCTGCCGCTGCCGCGCCTCACTTACGCGGAGGCTATCTCACGGTTCGGAAAGGATGCGCCCGATCTTCGGTTCGATATGGAGTTGAAGGATATATCCGATATCGCGGGCGAAAGCGAATTCAAGGTCTTTCGCGGCGCCGTCGAAGCCGGCGGATGCGTGAAGGCTATTTCAGTTTCAGGCTTCGGAGAATTTCCGCGCAGCCGGCAGGATGCCCTCGTCGAATATGTCAAGATCTTCGGCGCCAAGGGATTGGCGTGGTTCCATCATACCCCAGACGGACTCGCCTCGCCCATCGCCAAATTTTTCACTGATTCTTTGCGTACCCGAATTAGTGAGCGCGTTGGCTCGAAACCAGGTGATTACATCCTGCTCGTTGCAGACAAGCCGAAAGTTGTTCACGATGCCCTGGGAAATCTGCGAGTCAAACTGGCGCGCGAGCTCGGCCTGATCCCGCAAGACAAACTCGCCTTCACCTGGATTCTCGATTTTCCGCTGTTCCACTACAATGATGATGAGCGCCGCATCGAGTCGGAGCATCACCCGTTCACCTCGCCCCTGCCGGAGGACATTGCCCTCCTCGATTCCGATCCGCTCAAGGTGCGGGCGCAGGCCTACGACCTCGTGCTCAACGGTAACGAGATCGGCGGCGGCAGCATCCGTATTCATGATCCGCAGTTGCAGACAAAGATCTTCGCGCTGCTGAATATCGGAGAAGTCGAGGCCCGCGAGAAATTCGGATTCCTGCTCGAAGCGCTTTCCTACGGCGCACCACCCCATGGGGGCATAGCCATGGGGTTCGACCGCGTGATAATGCTCATCTGCGGCGCGCAATCGATCCGTGAAGTCATAGCCTTCCCGAAAACGCAGAGGGGAACCTGCGCCCTGACCGATGCCCCGTCCCCCGTCGATCCCGGCCAGCTCAAGGAACTGGGACTCAAGCTAACCCTCGATTAG
- a CDS encoding DUF1858 domain-containing protein, producing MKITKDMKIADVLKKHASGKEIIAKYMPECIKCGGASAETIERGARMHGIDPDKVVEELNRASGRRKSDG from the coding sequence ATGAAAATAACGAAAGACATGAAAATAGCTGACGTGCTCAAAAAGCATGCATCAGGCAAGGAAATAATTGCAAAGTACATGCCGGAATGCATCAAGTGCGGCGGCGCGTCGGCCGAAACGATCGAGCGCGGCGCGCGGATGCACGGGATCGATCCCGATAAAGTGGTGGAGGAACTGAACCGCGCCTCCGGGCGCAGGAAGAGCGATGGGTAA
- a CDS encoding histidine--tRNA ligase yields MGKAIISGPRGMYDILPDRIHQWRHLEDSARSLFSLFGYSEIRTPLVEETQLFARGIGETTDIVTKEMYTFADRKGRSLTLRPEGTASIVRAYVEHKLYAQQALAKLYYMGPMFRYERPQAGRNRQFFQIGAEAFGSLSPLLDFELIDLADSFFDRVGFKRLNLMLNSLGCAADRRNYAESLRAYFSDKLPMLCPDCIERLEKNPLRVLDCKVEACKALAAGAPPPLDHLCEDCTQHFKMLCSLLEGAGIQYVVDPRLVRGLDYYTRTVFEFQHPDLGARAAICGGGRYDNLVEEIGGPPTPASGFSIGVEATLLAMEKEELLAPHEEPPVAFICSIGERALREAALLAARLRNTGIKVEVDYEGRSLKAQMKMAHRLGVRFALILGEEELARDSARMREMATGEEALVSLRKIPARLAS; encoded by the coding sequence ATGGGTAAGGCTATCATATCCGGCCCGCGCGGGATGTACGACATCCTTCCCGATCGCATTCACCAGTGGCGCCATCTCGAAGACTCCGCGCGGTCCTTGTTTTCTCTCTTCGGCTACTCCGAAATCAGAACCCCCCTGGTGGAAGAGACACAGCTTTTTGCCCGCGGCATCGGCGAGACAACCGATATCGTCACCAAGGAAATGTACACCTTCGCCGACCGCAAAGGCCGCAGCCTGACGCTGCGGCCCGAAGGGACCGCCTCCATCGTGCGCGCGTATGTCGAGCATAAACTGTACGCACAGCAGGCGCTCGCAAAACTGTACTACATGGGACCAATGTTCCGTTATGAACGCCCGCAAGCCGGCCGAAACCGCCAATTTTTCCAGATCGGCGCCGAGGCCTTCGGTTCACTGAGTCCGCTCCTCGATTTCGAGCTGATAGACCTGGCCGATTCCTTTTTCGACCGCGTCGGATTCAAGCGACTCAACCTGATGCTGAACAGTCTCGGCTGCGCCGCCGATCGGCGTAACTACGCCGAAAGCCTGCGCGCATATTTCAGCGACAAGCTTCCCATGCTGTGCCCGGACTGCATCGAGCGGCTCGAAAAGAATCCGCTGCGCGTGCTCGACTGCAAGGTGGAAGCCTGCAAAGCGCTCGCCGCCGGCGCACCACCACCATTGGACCATTTGTGTGAAGACTGCACGCAGCACTTCAAGATGCTGTGCTCGCTGCTCGAAGGGGCCGGGATACAGTACGTCGTCGACCCGCGCCTCGTGCGCGGCCTCGATTACTACACTCGAACGGTTTTTGAGTTTCAGCATCCCGACCTCGGTGCGCGCGCCGCCATTTGCGGCGGCGGCAGGTATGACAATCTCGTCGAAGAGATCGGGGGCCCGCCGACGCCCGCCTCAGGGTTCTCCATCGGAGTCGAGGCAACCCTGCTGGCAATGGAGAAGGAAGAACTGCTGGCGCCGCACGAGGAGCCGCCGGTGGCTTTCATCTGTTCGATCGGGGAGCGGGCTCTCAGAGAGGCTGCTCTGCTCGCGGCAAGATTGCGTAATACCGGAATCAAAGTCGAAGTCGATTATGAAGGGCGCAGCCTGAAGGCCCAGATGAAAATGGCGCACAGACTCGGTGTGCGGTTCGCCCTTATCCTGGGCGAAGAAGAACTGGCGCGCGATTCGGCGCGCATGAGGGAGATGGCCACCGGCGAAGAGGCACTGGTCTCCCTCCGGAAGATACCCGCCCGGCTGGCAAGTTGA
- the cooS gene encoding anaerobic carbon-monoxide dehydrogenase catalytic subunit, with protein sequence MNTRNRFQSYSIADDARLMLAKAERDQVQTVWERHQEQLPQCGYCEMGLSCRICAMGPCRIDPFGEGPQRGVCGADADIIVARNLGRMIAAGAAAHSDHGRDLIEVLARVGEGKAPGYEIRDEKKLALVAGEFGVETKGKDSLKIARELAYAMQEEYGTRKTSLRLLSRAPANRRAIWAKLGITPRGIDRETSEMLHRTHMGVDNGWQSLLLQALRNALSDGWGGSLLATEVSDILFGTPQPAVTAANLGVLEEDKVNIIVHGHNPIVSETVLRACREPELVALAQKNGAKGINLAGVCCTGNELLMRHGVPMAGNHLMTELALVTGAVEMMIVDYQCIMPSLGSVAGCYHTRMISTSEKARFPGMDHREFTPGTAPETARALVREAIENFPRRIPEKVKIPVEPVKQMAGFSVEAIVGALGGTPAPLIDALKSGKIRGAAGIVGCNNPKITQDYGHVTLTQRLIENDILVLDTGCAAIANAKAGLKRAESVKAAGKGLGEICGSLGIPPVLHVGSCVDNVRILMLVSALANSLGADISDLPVAGAAPEWYSEKAVSIGAYFVASGVYTVLGPMPPVTGSMNVVKLLTDGLDRLVGASFAVEPDPEKAAVMIRRHIERKREALGLPASRI encoded by the coding sequence ATGAATACCAGGAACAGGTTTCAGTCATACAGCATTGCCGACGATGCGAGGCTCATGTTGGCGAAGGCGGAGCGCGATCAGGTGCAGACGGTGTGGGAGCGCCATCAGGAGCAGCTTCCGCAATGCGGGTATTGCGAGATGGGCTTGAGCTGCCGGATCTGCGCGATGGGTCCATGCAGGATCGATCCATTCGGCGAGGGGCCGCAAAGAGGGGTATGCGGCGCCGATGCCGATATCATTGTTGCGCGAAACCTGGGCAGAATGATCGCAGCGGGCGCTGCGGCTCATTCGGACCACGGTCGCGACTTGATCGAGGTGCTTGCGAGGGTCGGCGAAGGAAAGGCGCCGGGTTATGAGATCAGGGATGAGAAAAAGCTGGCATTGGTGGCTGGCGAATTCGGTGTGGAGACGAAAGGGAAGGATTCGCTGAAGATCGCTCGCGAATTGGCATACGCAATGCAGGAAGAATATGGAACCCGCAAGACGTCGCTTCGGTTGCTTTCGCGCGCGCCGGCGAACAGGCGCGCAATCTGGGCAAAACTCGGGATCACGCCGCGCGGAATCGACCGCGAGACCTCTGAGATGCTTCACCGCACGCACATGGGCGTTGACAATGGATGGCAGAGCCTGCTGCTGCAGGCGCTGAGGAATGCGCTTTCCGACGGCTGGGGCGGCTCGCTGCTGGCGACCGAGGTGTCGGATATTCTGTTCGGCACTCCGCAGCCCGCGGTCACTGCCGCCAATCTGGGCGTTCTCGAGGAAGACAAGGTGAATATCATTGTGCACGGACACAACCCGATCGTCTCGGAGACGGTCCTTCGTGCATGCCGAGAGCCGGAGTTGGTTGCGCTCGCGCAGAAGAATGGGGCGAAAGGGATCAATCTGGCCGGCGTCTGCTGCACGGGCAATGAATTACTCATGCGCCACGGCGTCCCGATGGCGGGCAACCACCTGATGACCGAGCTTGCGCTGGTGACGGGCGCGGTCGAGATGATGATCGTGGATTACCAGTGCATCATGCCTTCGCTGGGATCGGTCGCCGGTTGCTACCATACCAGGATGATCTCGACCAGCGAGAAGGCGCGTTTTCCGGGGATGGATCATCGGGAATTCACGCCGGGCACTGCACCCGAGACGGCCAGGGCGCTGGTTCGAGAGGCGATCGAGAATTTCCCGCGCCGGATTCCCGAGAAGGTGAAGATTCCGGTCGAGCCGGTCAAACAGATGGCGGGGTTCTCCGTGGAAGCGATTGTGGGAGCGCTCGGCGGCACTCCCGCTCCGCTGATCGACGCGCTGAAGTCGGGAAAAATTCGAGGCGCCGCCGGTATCGTGGGCTGTAACAATCCAAAGATCACGCAGGATTACGGTCACGTGACGCTCACGCAAAGGCTTATCGAGAACGATATTCTTGTTCTGGATACGGGATGCGCCGCGATCGCGAATGCGAAGGCGGGCTTGAAAAGGGCGGAATCGGTAAAAGCGGCCGGCAAAGGCCTTGGCGAGATCTGCGGCTCGTTGGGAATACCGCCGGTTTTGCACGTGGGGAGTTGCGTGGATAACGTGCGAATCCTGATGCTGGTTTCGGCGCTGGCAAACTCGCTCGGGGCGGATATCAGCGATCTTCCGGTGGCGGGCGCGGCCCCGGAATGGTATTCGGAGAAGGCCGTCTCGATCGGCGCCTATTTTGTAGCGTCCGGCGTCTATACGGTGTTGGGTCCCATGCCGCCGGTAACCGGCAGCATGAACGTGGTGAAGTTGCTGACTGATGGATTGGACAGGTTGGTCGGCGCATCGTTCGCGGTGGAGCCCGACCCGGAGAAAGCGGCAGTAATGATTCGGCGCCATATCGAGAGGAAGCGGGAGGCTCTGGGACTCCCAGCCTCGCGAATTTGA